The Setaria italica strain Yugu1 chromosome IX, Setaria_italica_v2.0, whole genome shotgun sequence genome has a window encoding:
- the LOC101781330 gene encoding ABC transporter G family member 50, producing the protein MESPGRDTSPPSQHPNSALAANQHGPKEMEMEMAAAEYRNGAPDAEEMCEDMLLDSSKLGAIRRREFFNNLLKSVEDDNLHFLQRQKERIERVGVKLPAIEVTYENLCVEAESRYSGGGHLPTLWNSMKGFFSGLTMFCGLKSDKVKINILQDVSGIIKPSRLTLLLGPPGCGKSTLLQALAGRLDKSLKVTGDISYNGYRLDEFVPEKTAVYISQYDLHIPDITVRETLDFSAQCQGVGSRAEILKEVNKRERMAEITPDRDINLFMKATAVAASEKSLQTDYILKIMGLDICADTMVGDAMRRGISGGQKKRLTTAEMIVGPAKAFFMDEISNGLDSSTTFRIIKCFQQLANVNECTMLISLLQPTPEVFDLFDDLILMAEGKIIYHGPRNEAHNFFEDCGFRCPKRKGMADFLQEVLSRKDQRRYWSGTDESYRYISSHQLSSMYRKYQKQRILEEPSVPQKSKFGKESLSFNKYSLPKLELFKACGAREALLIKRSMFVYAFKTMQLSTIAAMTMSVFFRSHMTTDLTHAHYYMGALYYSIFIIMLNGIPEMTMQIARLPSFYKQKSYHFYPSWAYVIPASIMKVPISLLNSLVWICITYYGIGYTPTASRFFCQFLIFSLLHQSVTSLYRFIASYAQTHILCFFYSFVSLSVFLVFGGFILPKPSMPGWLSWGFWISPLTYAEVGTAINEFLAPRWQKETIQNKTIGNQILINHGLYYSWYFYWISVGALLGFIILFYIAFGLALAYRRPVETYHGSMPRKFFPKEQEEEIDIQKESDGHANMTQEAKMAMPTMQLALTFHNLNYYVDTPPEMLKQGYSARRIQLLNNVTGAFRPGVLSALMGVSGAGKTTLLDVLAGRKTGGYIEGDIRIGGHTKVQETFVRILGYCEQVDIHSPELTVEESVAYSAWLRLPSQVDEKTRSEFVDEVLKIVELDDIKDALVGRPGINGLSLEQRKRLTVAVELVSNPSVILMDEPTTGLDARSAAIVIRAVKNISETGRTAVCTIHQPSTEIFEAFDELILMKNGGNVIYSGPIGEQSCKVIEYFEKISGVPKIEKNCNPATWMMDITSASMEFQLNINFASAYQESPLHRDMQEIVEQLSNPLPNSENLCFSYRFPQSRWGQFKACLWKQNITYWRSPQYNLNRIVMTVMIALIFGVLYWRHAKILNNEQDLFNVLGAMYMGVILLGVYNNQSIISFSTTERIVMYREKFAGMYSSWAYSFAQAAIEIPYVFIQVLLYTCIIYPTIGYYWTAYKLLWFFYTTFCSVLSYVYVGLLLVSITPNVQVATILGSFFNTMQTLFSGFILPAPQFPKWWLWLYYLSPTSWILNSLLTSQYGNIDKEVKAFGETKTVAVFLNDYFGFHQDRLSIVAVVITAFPIVLITLYSLSVEKLNFQKR; encoded by the exons ATGGAGTCTCCTGGAAGAGATACGAGTCCACCCTCCCAGCATCCTAATTCAGCTTTGGCTGCTAATCAACACGGCCccaaggagatggagatggaaatggCAGCAGCGGAATACAGGAATGGAGCTCCAGATGCCGAAGAAATGTGCGAGGACATGTTGCTCGATAGCAGCAAGCTGGGCGCTATCAGGAGGCGAGAGTTCTTCAACAATCTTCTCAAGAGCGTCGAGGATGACAACCTCCATTTCCTGCAGCGGCAAAAGGAAAGAATTGAGAG AGTTGGTGTGAAGTTGCCAGCAATAGAGGTGACCTATGAAAATCTGTGTGTGGAAGCAGAAAGCAGATACTCCGGTGGGGGTCACCTGCCAACCCTGTGGAACAGCATGAAGGGCTTTTTTTCG GGCCTCACCATGTTTTGCGGGTTAAAGTCAGATAAAGTAAAGATAAATATTCTACAAGATGTGAGTGGAATCATAAAACCCAGCAG ATTGACTCTTCTATTGGGACCTCCAGGATGTGGAAAAAGCACACTGTTGCAAGCTCTTGCTGGTCGACTTGATAAATCTCTTAAG GTTACAGGTGATATTTCTTACAATGGTTACCGACTTGATGAATTTGTACCTGAGAAAACAGCTGTTTATATTAGCCAATATGATTTGCACATACCTGATATAACAGTAAGGGAAACTTTAGACTTCTCTGCCCAGTGCCAAGGTGTTGGAAGTAGAGCTG AAATACTCAAGGAAGTGAACAAAAGGGAGAGGATGGCTGAGATAACACCTGATCGTGACATCAATCTATTCATGAAG GCAACCGCAGTTGCAGCTTCAGAGAAAAGCCTACAGACAGACTACATTTTGAAG ATCATGGGGCTAGACATATGTGCTGACACCATGGTTGGGGATGCAATGAGAAGAGGAATATCAGGGGGTCAGAAGAAAAGACTAACAACAG CGGAGATGATCGTTGGACCAGCAAAAGCTTTTTTCATGGATGAAATATCCAATGGTTTGGATAGCTCTACTACTTTCCGAATAATCAAGTGCTTTCAGCAATTGGCAAACGTCAACGAATGCACCATGCTTATTTCACTTCTTCAACCAACACCTGAGGTATTTGATCTATTTGATGACCTAATCCTAATGGCAGAAGGAAAGATTATCTATCATGGCCCTCGAAACGAAGCTCACAATTTTTTTGAGGACTGTGGCTTCAGATGCCCGAAGAGAAAAGGGATGGCAGACTTTCTCCAAGAG GTATTATCCAGAAAGGATCAACGACGGTACTGGTCTGGTACGGATGAATCTTACAGATACATTTCTTCTCATCAATTATCAAGCATGTATAGAAAATATCAGAAACAGAGAATATTAGAAGAGCCCTCTGTACCTCAGAAAAGTAAGTTTGGCAAAGAATCTTTATCATTCAATAAGTATTCACTACCAAAACTGGAACTGTTCAAAGCGTGTGGAGCAAGGGAAGCACTCTTGATCAAAAGGAGTATGTTTGTTTATGCCTTCAAAACTATGCAG CTCTCCACTATTGCAGCCATGACAATGTCTGTATTCTTCCGAAGTCATATGACAACAGATTTAACTCATGCTCATTACTACATGGGAGCATTATATTATTCCATCTTCATCATTATGCTAAATGGCATTCCAGAGATGACCATGCAAATTGCAAGGCTGCCAAGTTTCTACAAGCAAAAAAGCTATCATTTTTATCCTTCATGGGCATATGTCATACCTGCATCAATCATGAAGGTCCCTATCTCCTTATTAAACTCACTTGTATGGATATGCATCACTTATTATGGTATTGGTTACACACCTACAGCTTCCAG GTTCTTCTGCCAATTTCTGATATTTTCTCTTCTCCATCAATCAGTAACGTCACTGTACCGATTTATTGCTTCTTATGCTCAAACACATATTTTGTGTTTCTTCTACTCATTTGTTTCCCTATCAGTCTTCCTAGTGTTTGGAGGCTTCATTCTTCCCAAAC CCTCTATGCCAGGATGGTTAAGCTGGGGATTTTGGATATCTCCATTGACCTATGCAGAAGTTGGCACAGCCATAAATGAATTCCTTGCACCAAGATGGCAAAAG GAAACTATACAAAATAAAACAATAGGGAACCAAATCTTGATTAATCATGGCCTCTACTACAGTTGGTATTTTTATTGGATATCTGTTGGAGCCCTTCTTGGATTCATCATTTTGTTTTACATAGCTTTTGGACTAGCACTAGCTTATAGAAGGC CTGTAGAAACATATCATGGAAGCATGCCTAGGAAGTTCTTTCCTAAAGAACAGGAAGAAGAGATCGATATCCAGAAAGAATCTGATGGTCATGCAAACATGACCCAAGAAG CAAAGATGGCTATGCCTACTATGCAACTTGCACTTACGTTCCACAATCTAAACTACTATGTTGACACACCACCG GAAATGCTAAAACAAGGCTACTCAGCTAGAAGAATTCAACTATTAAACAATGTCACTGGTGCATTCCGTCCTGGTGTTCTTTCTGCATTAATGGGTGTAAGTGGAGCTGGGAAGACAACTCTACTAGATGTATTAGCAGGAAGGAAAACCGGAGGATATATTGAAGGAGACATAAGAATAGGTGGACATACCAAGGTGCAAGAAACATTTGTCAGAATCTTAGGTTATTGTGAGCAAGTTGACATACATTCTCCAGAGCTTACAGTTGAAGAGTCTGTAGCTTATTCAGCTTGGCTTCGCCTGCCTTCACAGGTTGATGAAAAAACAAGATCT GAATTTGTGGATGAAGTCCTCAAAATTGTTGAGTTAGATGACATAAAAGATGCTTTAGTCGGGAGGCCAGGAATAAATGGATTATCCTTGGAGCAGAGGAAAAGGTTAACAGTTGCAGTCGAACTTGTTTCAAACCCATCAGTCATACTAATGGATGAGCCAACTACAGGATTAGATGCTAGATCAGCTGCAATTGTTATACGTGCAGTGAAAAATATTTCCGAAACAGGAAGGACAGCTGTATGTACAATCCATCAGCCTAGCACTGAAATTTTTGAGGCATTTGACGAG CTTATATTAATGAAAAACGGAGGAAATGTAATCTACAGTGGGCCAATAGGAGAGCAATCTTGCAAAGTGATTGAGTACTTTGAG AAAATTTCCGGTGTCccaaaaatagagaaaaattgCAACCCTGCTACTTGGATGATGGACATAACATCGGCATCCATGGAGTTTCAACTCAATATAAACTTTGCAAGTGCCTACCAAGAATCCCCATTGCACAG GGACATGCAAGAGATTGTTGAGCAACTAAGTAATCCATTACCAAATTCAGAAAACCTATGTTTCTCCTATCGTTTCCCACAGAGTCGATGGGGGCAATTTAAAGCTTGCTTATGGAAACAGAATATAACTTACTGGAGAAGTCCTCAATATAATCTGAATCGCATTGTGATGACAGTAATGATAGCCTTGATCTTCGGAGTATTGTACTGGAGGCATGCAAAGATATT AAACAATGAGCAGGATCTATTTAATGTTCTTGGTGCAATGTATATGGGGGTTATACTACTCGGTGTTTACAATAATCAGTCAATTATATCATTCAGTACAACAGAGCGCATTGTAATGTATCGTGAGAAATTTGCAGGAATGTACTCTTCCTGGGCATATTCATTTGCACAG GCTGCAATAGAGATCCCATATGTCTTTATCCAAGTGTTACTCTATACGTGCATCATTTACCCGACAATTGGCTATTATTGGACAGCATACAAACTCTTATGGTTCTTCTACACCACATTTTGCTCAGTTCTTTCTTATGTTTACGTTGGATTGCTGCTTGTTTCAATAACTCCAAATGTTCAAGTAGCCACCATATTGGGATCATTTTTCAACACAATGCAGACACTATTCTCGGGATTTATTTTACCTGCACCT CAATTCCCAAAGTGGTGGCTCTGGCTCTATTACCTTTCCCCTACATCTTGGATACTCAATTCCCTGTTGACCTCCCAGTACGGAAACATAGACAAAGAAGTCAAAGCATTTGGAGAAACCAAAACTGTTGCTGTTTTCTTGAATGACTATTTTGGTTTTCATCAAGACAGGTTGAGCATAGTAGCTGTTGTTATCACTGCTTTCCCTATTGTATTGATTACCCTTTACTCTCTGTCAGTTGAAAAATTGAACTTCCAAAAGAGGTAA
- the LOC101781725 gene encoding LOW QUALITY PROTEIN: 30S ribosomal protein S5, chloroplastic (The sequence of the model RefSeq protein was modified relative to this genomic sequence to represent the inferred CDS: inserted 1 base in 1 codon) has translation MAATASTATAMAMATVSPTTPTPTAPFPSLPLAFRLRPQPLSDDLMMRLLLLPVPXVSSWDESASGEKARLKDSEESGAAAGDEDEDEEDEKPRPEPVSSAEFQFAAPPEGYVEPAAFDELPPESPEDVAAAYESLYGPAFSGETVLGNNVFEVKVVDPVDMDREQRPNDEFSERVVQVNRVTKVVKGGRQLSYRAIVVVGDMKGHVGVGVGKAKEVSEAITKAAMNGRRNLVTVPLTKYSTFPHRADADFGAARVMLRPACPGSGVIAGGAVRVVLEMAGVENALGKQLRSKNPLNNARATIKATQMMRQFKDVADERGIPMEELWK, from the exons ATGGCGGCCACCgccagcaccgccaccgccatggccatggccaccgtCTCCCCCACCACTCCCACCCCAACGGCACCCTTCCCATCCCTCCCCCTCGccttccgcctccgcccccaacCGCTCAGTGATGATCTGATGATGCGACTGCTCCTTCTTCCCGTCC GGGTCTCCTCCTGGGACGAATCCGCCTCGGGGGAGAAGGCGAGGCTGAAGGATTCCGAGGAatccggcgccgcggccggggacgaagacgaggacgaggaggacgagaagCCGCGGCCGGAGCCGGTGTCCTCCGCCGAGTTCCAGTTCGCGGCGCCCCCCGAGGGCTACGTGGAGCCCGCGGCGTTCGACGAGCTCCCGCCGGAGTCCCCCGAGGACGTGGCCGCGGCGTACGAGTCGCTCTACGGGCCGGCATTCAGCGGCGAGACCGTGCTGGGGAACAACGTCTTCGAGGTCAAGGTGGTCGACCCCGTCGACATGGACCGGGAGCAGCGCCCCAACGACGAGTTCAGCGAGCGCGTAGTGCAGGTCAACCGCGTCACCAAGGTCGTCAAGGGAGGCAGGCAGCTCTCCTACCGCGCCATTGTCGTCGTGGGCGACATGAAGGGGCACGTCGGGGTCGGCGTGGGCAAGGCCAAGGAGGTCAGTGAGGCCATCACCAAGGCTGCCATGAACGGCCGCCGCAATCTCGTCACAGTGCCGCTCACCAAGTACTCAACATTCCCTCACAG AGCTGATGCGGACTTTGGAGCAGCCAGAGTTATGCTGAGGCCTGCTTGCCCTGGATCTGGTGTCATTGCTGGTGGAGCTGTGAGGGTCGTGCTGGAGATGGCTGGGGTTGAAAATGCTCTTGGGAAGCAGCTGCGGAGCAAGAACCCTCTGAACAACGCAAGAGCTACCATCAAGGCGACGCAGATGATGAGGCAGTTCAAAGACGTCGCAGATGAACGTGGGATCCCAATGGAGGAGCTATGGAAATGA